A single window of Pseudomonadota bacterium DNA harbors:
- a CDS encoding glutaredoxin encodes MLESWFSSSGSALTAVERSPEEQRQVDLQTADLALYHYDSCMFCARVRKAIASLNLKIELRDVLRDAGHRRELEQGGGRSTVPCLRIGLGKDGKWMYESADIIAYLAKRFGKEQGAATS; translated from the coding sequence ATGCTTGAATCATGGTTCAGTTCGTCCGGTTCCGCCTTGACGGCGGTGGAACGCAGCCCCGAGGAGCAACGGCAAGTCGATCTGCAAACCGCGGATCTCGCGCTCTATCACTACGACTCGTGCATGTTCTGCGCGCGCGTACGCAAGGCTATCGCCAGCTTGAATCTCAAAATCGAATTGCGCGACGTCTTGCGTGACGCCGGACATCGACGCGAACTGGAACAAGGTGGCGGTCGTTCGACCGTGCCCTGTCTGCGTATCGGTCTCGGCAAGGATGGGAAATGGATGTATGAATCGGCCGACATCATCGCCTACCTGGCGAAGCGCTTCGGCAAGGAGCAGGGGGCGGCGACTTCATGA
- the rplS gene encoding 50S ribosomal protein L19, which translates to MANIIEQLESEQMQRKVPSFAPGDTVVVQVKVKEGNRERLQAFEGVVIAKRNRGLNSAFTVRKISHGEGVERVFQTYSPIISDIEVKRRGDVRRAKLYYMRDLRGKAARIKEKITSRAD; encoded by the coding sequence ATGGCGAATATCATCGAGCAACTCGAATCCGAACAAATGCAACGCAAGGTACCCAGTTTCGCGCCTGGCGATACGGTGGTGGTACAGGTGAAGGTCAAGGAAGGCAATCGCGAGCGTCTGCAGGCCTTTGAGGGCGTGGTGATCGCCAAGCGCAACCGCGGACTGAACTCGGCCTTCACGGTGCGCAAGATCTCCCACGGCGAAGGTGTGGAGCGCGTGTTCCAGACTTACAGCCCGATCATTTCCGACATCGAAGTGAAGCGCCGCGGCGACGTGCGTCGCGCCAAGCTCTATTACATGCGCGACCTGCGCGGCAAGGCTGCCCGCATCAAGGAAAAGATCACCTCACGCGCCGACTGA
- the trmD gene encoding tRNA (guanosine(37)-N1)-methyltransferase TrmD: MNRYTVITLFPELLHAFRDTGIVGRCRQRGLVAIETVNPRTYTHDRRATVDDTPYGGGPGMVMMAAPLRAAISAAREAAGAARVIYLSPQGRRFQQREVARLADCPHLVLVAGRYEGVDERLLERDIDEEWSVGDFVLSGGEVPAMLMIDAIVRTLPDALGDERSAQQDSFSDAWLDHPHYTRPEVLDGQAVPSVLLSGHHAAIDAWRRQQRIGRTWQRRPDLLPAAGLGGADQALLDAYRRDLEESSGD; this comes from the coding sequence GTGAACCGCTACACCGTCATCACGCTGTTTCCCGAATTGCTGCACGCGTTCCGCGACACCGGCATCGTCGGCCGCTGCCGGCAACGTGGGCTGGTCGCCATCGAAACGGTCAATCCCCGTACCTACACCCACGATCGACGCGCCACGGTCGACGACACCCCCTATGGCGGCGGACCCGGCATGGTGATGATGGCCGCGCCCCTGCGCGCCGCCATCAGCGCCGCGCGCGAGGCGGCTGGCGCGGCGCGGGTCATCTACCTGTCGCCCCAGGGTCGCCGTTTTCAACAGCGTGAGGTCGCGCGGCTGGCGGACTGTCCGCACCTGGTCCTGGTGGCAGGCCGTTACGAAGGGGTCGACGAGCGGCTGCTCGAGCGCGACATCGACGAGGAGTGGTCGGTCGGCGATTTCGTCCTGAGCGGCGGCGAGGTGCCGGCCATGCTCATGATCGATGCCATCGTGCGCACCTTGCCCGATGCTCTCGGCGACGAACGCTCGGCACAGCAAGACTCCTTCAGTGACGCCTGGCTCGACCACCCGCATTACACGCGCCCCGAGGTCCTGGACGGTCAGGCCGTGCCGTCGGTGCTGCTCAGCGGTCACCATGCGGCCATCGACGCCTGGCGCCGCCAGCAACGCATCGGTCGCACCTGGCAGCGGCGCCCCGACCTGTTGCCGGCCGCCGGACTCGGCGGTGCCGACCAGGCGCTGCTCGATGCCTATCGCCGCGACCTGGAAGAATCTTCAGGTGATTGA
- the rimM gene encoding ribosome maturation factor RimM, with product MTDFILVGRINGLFGTRGWVKVFSHTRPRDNLLDYSPWYLLSDGQWRAYEVQEARRHHGGVIAHLAGIDDRDQAASLVRRDVAITREQLGPSSDGDYYWADLIGLRVVNREGQALGTVTGLMETGAHDVLRIEGEREYLIPFVRDVYVLAVDVPGGEMRVDWHSDD from the coding sequence TTGACTGATTTCATTCTCGTCGGCCGCATCAACGGCCTGTTCGGCACGCGCGGCTGGGTCAAGGTGTTCTCGCATACGCGGCCGCGCGACAACCTGCTCGATTATTCTCCCTGGTACCTGTTGAGCGACGGCCAATGGCGCGCCTACGAGGTGCAAGAGGCGCGGCGTCATCACGGCGGCGTGATAGCGCACCTTGCCGGCATCGACGACCGCGATCAGGCGGCGAGCCTGGTGCGCCGCGACGTCGCCATCACGCGCGAGCAGTTGGGGCCGAGCAGCGACGGCGATTATTACTGGGCCGACCTCATCGGGCTCAGGGTCGTCAATCGCGAGGGCCAGGCCTTGGGTACGGTGACCGGCCTCATGGAGACTGGCGCCCACGACGTGCTGCGTATCGAAGGCGAGCGCGAATACCTGATTCCTTTCGTGCGCGATGTGTACGTGCTGGCCGTCGACGTGCCGGGCGGCGAAATGCGAGTGGACTGGCACAGTGACGACTGA
- the rpsP gene encoding 30S ribosomal protein S16: MVTIRLSRGGAKKRPFYHIIVADGRNKRDGRHIERVGYFNPLATANEEGFRINRERYEYWLSVGAQPSDRVTALVKSHPVAA; this comes from the coding sequence ATGGTTACGATTCGCTTATCCCGTGGTGGCGCCAAGAAGCGGCCCTTCTATCACATCATCGTCGCCGACGGTCGCAACAAGCGCGATGGTCGTCATATCGAGCGTGTGGGCTACTTCAATCCGCTGGCGACCGCCAACGAGGAAGGCTTTCGTATCAATCGCGAGCGTTACGAGTACTGGCTGTCGGTCGGTGCGCAGCCCTCGGATCGCGTCACGGCGCTGGTCAAGAGCCATCCCGTCGCGGCCTGA
- the pnp gene encoding polyribonucleotide nucleotidyltransferase, translating into MSATTVSFQYGSQTVTLETGRIARQATGAVLVTMGDTVVLATVVGSKASDPNRDFFPLTVDYQERTYAAGKIPGGFFKREGRPTEKETLTSRLIDRPIRPLFPSGYNSEVQIIATVMSLDPTVDPDIPSMIGASAALAVSGLPFMGPIGAARVGYKDGQYLLNPSFKQLDDSQLDLVVAGTATSVLMVESEAKVLSEEVMLGAVNFGHRQMQVAIDAIKELAAKVKPTPWQWTATSHDEELVKAVANGYRGALASAYSIVDKMERRDRLSALKGEIVAALIGDGTKWTDRQIAAVVSDLEYDVVRDSALSGNPRIDGRTKDDIRAITIEAGVLPRTHGSALFTRGETQALVVVALGTERDSQIIDAIEGERREPFMLHYNFPPFSVGETGRVGSPKRREIGHGRLAKRAIVGVMPDMGSFPYVIRVVSEITESNGSSSMASVCGTSLSLMDAGVPLKAPVAGIAMGLIKEGDRFVVLSDILGDEDHLGDMDFKVAGTAGGITALQMDIKIDGITSEIMEVALAQAKTGRLHILGEMNKVLPAARTEMSDYAPRIITIKIPPDKIRDVIGKGGSTIRQITEQTGATIDIDDDGTVKIASVDNAAGQAAKARVLAITADVEVGEIYEGRVQKLMDFGAFVNILPGKDGLVHISQISNDRVENVSDMLSEGDVVKVRVLEVDKQGRIRLSMKAV; encoded by the coding sequence ATGTCGGCAACAACGGTGTCTTTTCAGTACGGTAGTCAGACCGTCACGCTCGAAACCGGGCGCATCGCGCGCCAGGCCACGGGCGCGGTGTTGGTCACGATGGGTGACACGGTCGTACTCGCGACGGTGGTCGGTTCTAAGGCCAGCGATCCGAATCGCGATTTCTTTCCGTTGACGGTGGATTACCAGGAACGCACCTACGCGGCCGGCAAGATCCCGGGCGGTTTTTTCAAGCGCGAAGGTCGTCCGACCGAAAAGGAAACCCTGACCTCACGCCTCATCGACCGTCCCATCCGTCCGCTGTTTCCGAGCGGTTACAACAGCGAAGTGCAGATCATCGCGACCGTGATGTCGCTGGACCCGACGGTCGATCCCGATATCCCGTCGATGATCGGCGCGTCGGCGGCCCTCGCGGTATCGGGCCTGCCGTTCATGGGCCCCATCGGCGCGGCGCGCGTTGGTTACAAGGATGGCCAATACCTGCTCAACCCGAGCTTCAAGCAACTGGATGACTCGCAGCTCGACCTGGTCGTCGCCGGCACCGCGACGTCGGTGCTGATGGTCGAATCGGAAGCCAAGGTGCTGTCCGAGGAAGTGATGCTCGGCGCCGTGAACTTCGGTCATCGCCAGATGCAGGTCGCCATCGACGCGATCAAGGAACTGGCTGCCAAGGTCAAGCCGACGCCGTGGCAGTGGACCGCTACCAGCCATGACGAAGAACTCGTGAAGGCGGTGGCCAACGGTTACCGCGGCGCGCTTGCCAGCGCCTACAGCATCGTCGACAAGATGGAGCGTCGCGATCGCCTGTCGGCCTTGAAGGGCGAAATCGTCGCGGCGCTGATTGGCGACGGCACGAAGTGGACCGACCGCCAGATCGCGGCGGTGGTCAGCGACCTCGAATACGACGTGGTGCGCGACAGCGCGTTGAGCGGCAACCCGCGTATCGACGGTCGCACCAAGGACGACATCCGCGCCATCACCATCGAAGCCGGCGTGCTGCCGCGCACCCATGGTTCGGCGCTGTTCACTCGCGGTGAGACCCAGGCCCTGGTGGTGGTGGCGCTCGGCACCGAGCGTGATTCCCAGATCATCGACGCCATCGAAGGCGAGCGTCGTGAGCCTTTCATGCTTCATTACAACTTCCCGCCCTTCAGCGTCGGCGAAACCGGACGCGTCGGTTCGCCCAAGCGCCGCGAGATCGGTCATGGCCGTTTGGCCAAGCGCGCCATCGTCGGCGTCATGCCCGACATGGGCAGTTTCCCCTACGTGATCCGCGTGGTGTCCGAAATCACCGAGTCCAATGGCTCGAGCTCGATGGCTTCGGTGTGCGGCACCAGCCTGTCGCTGATGGATGCAGGTGTGCCGCTGAAGGCGCCGGTGGCGGGTATCGCCATGGGCCTCATCAAGGAAGGCGACCGTTTCGTGGTGCTGTCGGACATCCTCGGCGACGAGGACCACCTGGGCGACATGGATTTCAAGGTTGCCGGTACCGCCGGCGGCATCACCGCGCTGCAGATGGACATCAAGATTGATGGCATCACCAGCGAGATCATGGAAGTGGCGCTGGCACAGGCCAAGACCGGCCGCCTGCACATCCTCGGCGAAATGAACAAGGTGCTGCCGGCGGCGCGCACCGAGATGTCGGATTACGCGCCGCGCATCATCACCATCAAGATCCCGCCGGACAAGATCCGCGACGTCATCGGCAAGGGTGGTTCGACCATCCGTCAGATCACCGAGCAAACCGGCGCCACCATCGACATCGATGATGACGGCACGGTCAAGATCGCGTCGGTCGACAATGCCGCGGGGCAAGCCGCCAAGGCGCGCGTGCTGGCCATCACCGCCGACGTCGAAGTGGGCGAGATCTACGAAGGCCGCGTGCAGAAGCTCATGGACTTCGGCGCATTCGTCAACATCCTGCCGGGCAAGGACGGCCTGGTGCACATCTCGCAGATCTCCAACGACCGCGTCGAGAACGTCAGCGACATGCTGTCCGAGGGCGACGTGGTCAAGGTGCGGGTGTTGGAAGTCGACAAGCAGGGCCGCATCCGCCTCAGCATGAAGGCGGTCTGA
- the rpsO gene encoding 30S ribosomal protein S15 — MSLSNEHKSAIISEYQLSGTDTGSPEVQIALLSARINDLSEHFKIHTHDNHSRQGLLRMVNSRRKMLDYLKRSDTERYRGLIARLGLRK; from the coding sequence ATGTCTTTGTCGAATGAGCACAAGAGCGCGATCATCAGTGAATATCAATTGTCGGGAACGGACACCGGATCGCCCGAAGTGCAGATAGCGCTGCTGTCAGCGCGTATCAACGATCTCTCCGAACACTTCAAGATCCACACGCACGACAACCACTCCCGCCAGGGGCTGCTGCGCATGGTCAACAGCCGCCGCAAAATGCTCGACTATCTCAAGCGCAGCGATACCGAACGTTATCGTGGCCTCATTGCTCGACTGGGACTGCGCAAGTAG
- the truB gene encoding tRNA pseudouridine(55) synthase TruB, giving the protein MAQSHSRPRKRRGRPVNGILLLDKPIGVSSNAALQAAKRLFGAAKAGHTGNLDVEATGLLPVCFGEATKVCQFLLDADKRYLSEFTLGRRTTTGDSEGETVYERSTEGLTRQAVEDAIAHFRGAIEQLPPMHSALKHKGQPLYKLAHQGIEVERQKRTVTIHSYDVLAFDNPRLEVAVGCSKGTYVRTLAEDLGEMLGCGGYVSRLRRDGVGPYQLADAWTLERLEWLAQRGEAELDRSLLPIDGALTLMPRVDLTAESSFYLERGNAVLVPKAPTSGLLRLYDDFGRFIGVGEVLSDGRVAPRRLFRLPVTEANGESARSSA; this is encoded by the coding sequence ATGGCGCAATCCCATTCCCGTCCGCGCAAACGGCGTGGCCGTCCGGTCAACGGCATCCTGCTGTTGGACAAGCCCATCGGCGTGAGCTCGAACGCGGCGCTGCAAGCCGCCAAGCGTCTGTTCGGCGCGGCCAAGGCCGGCCACACCGGTAATCTCGACGTCGAGGCCACCGGGCTGCTGCCGGTGTGCTTCGGCGAGGCGACCAAGGTCTGCCAGTTCCTGCTCGATGCCGACAAGCGCTACCTGTCGGAATTCACGCTGGGCCGCCGTACCACCACCGGCGACAGCGAGGGCGAAACGGTCTACGAGCGCTCCACGGAAGGCCTGACACGCCAGGCGGTGGAAGACGCCATTGCTCATTTTCGCGGCGCCATCGAACAGCTGCCGCCCATGCATTCGGCGCTCAAGCACAAGGGCCAACCGCTGTACAAGCTGGCCCACCAGGGCATCGAGGTGGAACGGCAGAAGCGCACCGTGACCATCCACTCCTACGACGTGCTGGCCTTCGACAACCCGCGCCTGGAAGTGGCGGTGGGCTGCTCGAAGGGCACCTACGTGCGCACCCTAGCCGAGGATCTCGGCGAGATGCTCGGCTGCGGCGGCTACGTGTCGCGCCTGCGGCGTGACGGCGTCGGCCCCTACCAGCTGGCCGATGCCTGGACCCTCGAACGGCTGGAATGGCTGGCGCAGCGCGGCGAGGCGGAACTCGACCGCAGCCTGTTGCCCATCGACGGCGCCCTGACCCTCATGCCGCGTGTCGATTTGACGGCCGAGAGCAGTTTTTACCTGGAACGCGGCAACGCGGTGCTGGTGCCCAAGGCGCCGACCAGCGGTTTGTTGCGTCTGTACGACGATTTTGGCCGATTCATCGGGGTCGGCGAGGTCCTGTCCGACGGTCGGGTCGCGCCGCGCAGGCTGTTTCGCCTGCCGGTGACCGAGGCCAACGGCGAGTCAGCACGCTCCAGCGCATAA
- the rbfA gene encoding 30S ribosome-binding factor RbfA, with product MRKALAEPINALARNHGVALVTITEVEVSKDLRYGTVHLSVYGDEGQQEAFLAAVRGQAAALQRVLGQTLRTRNVPVLSFALDDSIARGDRIHQMLRGGEPPQAE from the coding sequence GTGCGCAAGGCGCTGGCCGAACCGATCAACGCCCTGGCGCGAAACCATGGCGTGGCGCTCGTGACGATCACCGAAGTCGAGGTGTCCAAGGATCTGCGCTACGGCACCGTGCATCTGAGCGTGTACGGGGACGAAGGGCAGCAGGAAGCGTTCCTGGCTGCGGTGCGCGGCCAGGCGGCGGCCCTGCAGCGCGTGCTTGGGCAGACCCTGCGCACGCGCAACGTGCCGGTCCTGAGTTTCGCGCTCGATGACTCCATCGCGCGCGGCGATCGCATCCATCAAATGCTGCGCGGTGGCGAGCCGCCGCAAGCCGAGTAG
- the infB gene encoding translation initiation factor IF-2 — protein MAEVTVQQFAGSVGISVERLQQQLAEAGLPAKNAGDTISDDEKSQLLAFLRKMHGKDEASQEPAKITLKRKTVTELKVQPDRGRLRPRPGTGGPAPKPAVAKTVSVEVRKKKTYVKRSLLQDDDSARQEKELEEQRLRAEEEAQQRAEEERQAAERARQEQKAAEAEAARQREAEERQAAERARADTQAPARGVAPASPAGAAAPAQRPAPLPRVDSNRGVITNPAQTQPGNAADKKKAAVKGKGRDERDTSRDAGRDSAGRKELHVPNEKAGRRRKKPVTSRRVVPTSGGNKHGFERPVDPVVRVVNIPENLTVADLAQRMSVKAAEVIKIMMGMGTMVTINQMIDQETAAIVVEEMGHTAKLVHADAILHELRETVRQDDGTQEPRAPVVTIMGHVDHGKTSLLDFIRDSRVAAGEAGGITQHIGAYRVDTAHGSITFLDTPGHEAFTAMRARGARVTDIVILVVAADDGVMPQTEEAIKHAKASGVPMIVAMNKMDKPEADPDRIKQELASRQVIPEDWGGDTQFIPVSAKTGAGVEALLEAISLQAEVLELKASPDGPAVGTVIESRLDKGRGPVATVLVQSGRLKRGDILLTGSEYGRVRAMVDARGEQLLEAGPSEPIEVLGLSGTPNAGDEATVVEDERKAREIASYRVDKDRESKLARQQAGKLENMFAQMKDGETASVRILLKADVQGSAEALSEAISRLSSPDVRVDLIAAGVGGINESDVNLALASRATMIGFNVRADASARKLVESEGVDLRYYSVIYDVIDDVKAAINGLLSPEIRESIIGIAQVRDAFRSSSMGTIAGCLVTEGVVRKSSPIRVLRDSVVIYEGQLESLRRFKDDVSEVRSGTECGIGVKNYNDVKAGDQIEVFERTVVARTI, from the coding sequence ATGGCTGAAGTGACCGTACAGCAGTTCGCCGGGTCGGTCGGCATTTCGGTCGAGCGCCTTCAGCAGCAGCTCGCCGAGGCCGGCCTGCCGGCCAAGAACGCGGGCGACACGATTTCCGACGACGAGAAATCGCAGCTCCTGGCGTTCCTGCGCAAGATGCACGGCAAGGACGAGGCAAGCCAGGAGCCGGCCAAGATCACGCTCAAGCGCAAGACCGTCACCGAGCTGAAAGTACAGCCGGACAGAGGCCGCCTGCGGCCACGTCCGGGCACCGGTGGCCCGGCGCCGAAACCGGCGGTGGCCAAGACCGTCAGCGTCGAAGTGCGCAAGAAGAAGACCTACGTCAAGCGTTCGCTGTTGCAGGACGACGATAGCGCGCGCCAGGAAAAGGAGCTGGAAGAGCAGCGCCTGCGCGCCGAGGAAGAGGCGCAGCAACGCGCCGAAGAGGAGCGCCAGGCCGCCGAGCGCGCGCGCCAGGAACAAAAAGCCGCCGAGGCCGAAGCCGCGCGTCAGCGCGAGGCCGAGGAACGTCAGGCCGCCGAACGCGCGCGCGCCGATACGCAAGCGCCCGCACGGGGCGTCGCGCCGGCCAGCCCGGCGGGCGCCGCCGCGCCGGCACAACGTCCGGCGCCGCTGCCGAGGGTCGATTCCAACCGCGGCGTCATCACCAATCCGGCCCAGACCCAGCCCGGCAACGCGGCAGACAAGAAGAAGGCGGCGGTCAAGGGCAAGGGGCGTGATGAGCGCGATACCAGCCGCGACGCAGGGCGTGACAGCGCCGGCCGCAAGGAACTGCACGTTCCGAACGAGAAGGCCGGGCGGCGTCGCAAGAAACCGGTCACGTCGCGGCGCGTGGTGCCGACTTCGGGCGGCAACAAGCACGGCTTCGAGCGGCCGGTCGATCCGGTGGTGCGGGTGGTGAACATTCCCGAGAACCTGACGGTGGCCGATCTCGCCCAGCGCATGTCGGTCAAGGCCGCGGAAGTCATCAAGATCATGATGGGCATGGGCACCATGGTCACCATCAACCAGATGATCGACCAGGAAACCGCGGCCATCGTGGTCGAGGAAATGGGGCATACCGCCAAGCTCGTGCATGCCGACGCGATCCTGCACGAACTGCGCGAGACCGTGCGCCAGGACGATGGCACCCAGGAGCCGCGCGCGCCGGTCGTGACCATCATGGGTCACGTCGATCACGGCAAGACCTCCTTGCTCGATTTCATCCGCGATTCGCGCGTAGCGGCCGGTGAAGCGGGTGGCATCACCCAGCACATCGGCGCCTACCGCGTCGACACCGCCCACGGTTCGATCACCTTCCTCGACACGCCCGGTCACGAGGCCTTCACGGCCATGCGCGCGCGCGGAGCGCGCGTCACCGACATCGTGATCCTGGTGGTGGCCGCCGACGACGGTGTCATGCCGCAGACCGAGGAAGCGATCAAGCATGCCAAGGCCAGCGGCGTGCCGATGATCGTGGCCATGAACAAGATGGACAAGCCGGAAGCGGATCCGGACCGCATCAAGCAGGAACTCGCCAGCCGCCAGGTGATCCCGGAAGACTGGGGTGGCGACACGCAGTTCATCCCGGTGTCGGCCAAGACCGGCGCCGGCGTCGAGGCCCTGCTCGAAGCGATTTCGCTGCAGGCCGAAGTGTTGGAACTCAAGGCTTCGCCCGATGGCCCGGCCGTCGGTACGGTCATCGAGTCGCGACTCGACAAGGGCCGTGGCCCGGTGGCCACGGTGCTGGTGCAGAGCGGTCGCCTGAAGCGCGGCGACATCCTGCTGACGGGCTCCGAGTATGGCCGCGTGCGCGCCATGGTTGACGCGCGTGGCGAGCAACTGCTGGAAGCGGGGCCGAGCGAGCCGATAGAAGTGCTCGGCCTGTCCGGCACGCCCAATGCCGGCGACGAAGCGACGGTGGTGGAAGACGAGCGCAAGGCGCGCGAAATCGCCTCCTATCGCGTCGACAAGGATCGCGAGAGCAAGCTTGCGCGTCAGCAGGCCGGCAAGCTCGAGAACATGTTCGCGCAGATGAAGGACGGCGAAACCGCGTCGGTACGCATCCTCTTGAAGGCGGACGTGCAGGGCTCGGCCGAGGCCCTGTCCGAAGCGATCAGCCGCTTGAGCAGCCCCGATGTGCGTGTCGATCTCATCGCCGCCGGCGTCGGCGGCATCAACGAGTCGGACGTCAACCTGGCGCTCGCGTCGCGCGCGACCATGATCGGCTTCAACGTGCGCGCCGACGCCTCGGCCCGCAAGCTGGTCGAATCGGAAGGCGTGGACTTGCGCTACTACAGCGTGATCTACGATGTCATCGACGACGTCAAGGCCGCCATCAACGGCTTGTTGTCGCCGGAGATCCGCGAATCGATCATCGGTATCGCGCAGGTGCGCGACGCGTTCCGTTCCTCGTCCATGGGCACCATTGCCGGCTGCCTGGTGACCGAGGGCGTGGTGCGCAAGAGCAGCCCGATACGCGTGCTGCGCGACAGCGTGGTGATCTACGAAGGTCAGCTCGAGTCACTGCGCCGCTTCAAGGACGACGTCAGCGAAGTGCGCTCCGGTACCGAGTGCGGTATCGGCGTGAAGAACTACAACGACGTGAAGGCTGGCGATCAGATTGAAGTGTTCGAACGTACCGTCGTCGCGCGCACCATCTGA
- the nusA gene encoding transcription termination/antitermination protein NusA, which yields MNKEILTVVDVVSNEKGVGKEIIFDALEAALGSATKKRFEADVDCRVAIDRATGDYQAFRRWEVIDPANRPALDEHDEAYAEALAAEEKIADGELPYPDRQIWLSDALAQNPALKGGDFIEEPLEAAEFGRIAAQTAKQVIVQKVREAERAQVVDAYKDRVGELVMGIVKRVDRGNVYIDLGGNAEAVITKDQLIPREMVRSGDRIRGYLYDVRPEKRGPQLFVSRTAKELLIELFKLEVPEIGEGVIEVLHAARDPGLRAKIAVRSRDQRIDPIGACVGMRGSRVQAVSNELGGERVDIILWDENPAQFVINAMSPAEVVSILVDEDTRAMDVAVVEEQLSQAIGRNGQNVRLASHLTGWELNVMTESQAEQKSEAEVHKNQKMFMELLDVDEEVAAILVQEGFTSIEEVAYVPEQEMLDVDEFDESLVQELRQRAKDVLLTRAIANEERLGDERPADDLLGMEGMDEELAFRLAAAGIKTMDDLAEQSVDELLEIGDLDEKRAAALIMKAREPWFAEAGQNNQTEERADG from the coding sequence ATGAACAAAGAAATTCTAACTGTCGTCGATGTCGTCTCCAACGAGAAGGGCGTAGGCAAGGAAATCATCTTCGATGCCCTCGAAGCGGCGCTCGGCAGCGCCACCAAGAAGCGCTTCGAAGCCGATGTCGATTGCCGCGTGGCCATCGACCGCGCGACCGGTGATTACCAGGCATTCCGGCGCTGGGAAGTGATCGATCCCGCCAACCGTCCCGCGCTCGATGAACATGACGAAGCCTATGCCGAGGCGCTCGCGGCGGAAGAAAAAATCGCCGACGGCGAATTGCCCTATCCGGACCGTCAGATCTGGCTGAGCGACGCGCTCGCGCAGAACCCCGCGTTGAAAGGCGGAGACTTCATCGAAGAACCACTGGAAGCCGCTGAATTCGGCCGTATCGCCGCGCAGACCGCCAAGCAGGTCATCGTGCAGAAAGTGCGCGAAGCCGAGCGCGCGCAGGTCGTCGACGCCTACAAGGATCGCGTAGGCGAACTGGTAATGGGCATCGTCAAGCGCGTCGACCGCGGCAATGTCTACATCGACCTCGGCGGCAATGCCGAAGCGGTCATCACCAAGGACCAGCTCATCCCGCGCGAAATGGTGCGCTCGGGCGATCGCATCCGTGGCTATTTATATGACGTGCGTCCCGAGAAGCGCGGCCCGCAGCTGTTCGTCAGCCGCACCGCCAAGGAACTGCTGATCGAATTGTTCAAGCTCGAAGTGCCGGAAATCGGCGAGGGCGTCATCGAAGTGTTGCACGCGGCGCGCGATCCGGGCCTGCGCGCCAAGATTGCCGTGCGCTCGCGTGACCAGCGCATCGACCCCATCGGCGCCTGCGTCGGTATGCGCGGTTCGCGCGTGCAGGCAGTGTCCAACGAACTGGGCGGTGAACGCGTCGACATCATCCTGTGGGACGAGAATCCCGCGCAGTTCGTCATCAATGCCATGTCGCCCGCCGAGGTGGTGTCGATCCTGGTCGACGAGGACACTCGCGCCATGGACGTCGCGGTGGTCGAGGAGCAGTTGTCCCAGGCCATCGGCCGCAACGGCCAGAACGTGCGCCTGGCCAGTCACCTGACCGGCTGGGAACTGAATGTCATGACCGAGTCCCAGGCCGAGCAGAAGAGCGAGGCCGAGGTCCACAAGAACCAGAAGATGTTCATGGAACTTCTGGACGTCGACGAGGAGGTGGCCGCAATCCTGGTGCAGGAAGGCTTCACTTCGATCGAGGAAGTTGCCTATGTGCCCGAGCAGGAAATGCTCGACGTCGACGAGTTCGACGAGAGCCTGGTGCAGGAACTGCGGCAGCGGGCCAAGGACGTGCTGTTGACGCGCGCCATCGCCAACGAAGAGCGGCTCGGCGATGAGCGTCCGGCCGACGATCTGCTGGGCATGGAAGGCATGGACGAAGAGCTGGCTTTCCGCCTCGCGGCGGCGGGCATCAAGACGATGGATGATCTGGCCGAGCAATCGGTGGACGAGCTTCTTGAAATCGGCGACCTGGACGAAAAGCGCGCCGCGGCGCTCATCATGAAGGCACGCGAGCCGTGGTTCGCCGAAGCCGGACAGAACAATCAGACCGAGGAGCGCGCCGATGGCTGA